The Halogranum gelatinilyticum genome includes a window with the following:
- the phoU gene encoding phosphate signaling complex protein PhoU: MPRVEYQKRLENLREDVLYMSEVVGERLRMGLDALEQKDAQLAEEVIEGDGEINRMYLDLEQDCVDLVALQQPVAGDLRFIAASFKIITDLERIADLATNLGQYAQNAEQDVFPDVDIQRLGEVTLEMLDKAMEAYSNEEPDLCYEVAARDDDLDEMCEAASEVVVRDLLENDPLDENTDTEALMGEVSRLFLTVRDIERVGDHTVNIAARTLYMLENNDELLY; this comes from the coding sequence ATGCCCAGAGTCGAATATCAGAAGCGATTGGAGAACCTGCGCGAGGACGTTCTCTACATGAGCGAGGTCGTCGGAGAACGGCTTCGCATGGGTCTCGACGCCCTCGAACAGAAAGACGCACAGCTCGCCGAAGAGGTCATCGAAGGCGACGGCGAGATCAACCGGATGTATCTCGACCTCGAACAGGACTGCGTCGACCTCGTCGCCCTCCAGCAGCCGGTCGCCGGCGACCTCCGCTTTATCGCCGCCTCGTTCAAGATCATCACCGACCTCGAACGGATCGCCGACCTCGCGACCAACCTCGGCCAGTACGCCCAGAACGCCGAACAGGACGTCTTCCCCGACGTCGACATCCAGCGGCTCGGCGAAGTCACCCTGGAGATGCTAGACAAGGCGATGGAGGCCTACAGCAACGAGGAGCCGGACCTCTGTTACGAGGTCGCCGCCCGCGACGACGACCTCGACGAGATGTGCGAGGCCGCGAGCGAAGTCGTCGTCCGCGACCTGCTGGAGAACGACCCGCTGGACGAGAACACGGACACGGAAGCCCTCATGGGCGAGGTCTCGCGGCTGTTCCTGACCGTCCGCGACATCGAGCGCGTCGGCGACCACACGGTCAACATCGCCGCGCGGACGCTCTACATGCTCGAGAACAACGACGAACTGCTCTACTAA
- the larC gene encoding nickel pincer cofactor biosynthesis protein LarC, producing the protein MHTLAFDGRMGASGDMLLAALIAAGADPDALAPVEDALDVRYEVGETDKNGIRAATVDVLLTGDSGDGDDEGDAGSDEHGHDDGSQESHNHDHHEHSHDESDHTHDGHDDHDHTHAEGHGPHRTYAEVVELVEDMALPTNVERDARAVFEILGEAESSVHGTNLEETHFHEVGADDAIADIVGACLLVDDLGVERVVTTPLATGGGEVDIAHGVYPVPTPAVVEIAQRADWSLQGGPVEAELLTPTGAAILAHFAEGVESLPPLKLEESGYGAGGYTFPDHPNVLRTLVGDGGGRLSRDEITVLETNLDDAAPEVLGSLQETLTAVGARDVSILPATMKKSRPGHLVKVIVKPEDAERVARKLAEETGTLGIREHGAGHRWVASRAFETATLEIEGEHYDVVVKVASDAAGDVYDYSAEYDDALAVALDTDLSVREVMRRAEEAVRPTN; encoded by the coding sequence ATGCACACACTCGCGTTCGACGGCCGGATGGGTGCCAGCGGCGACATGCTGCTCGCCGCTCTCATCGCGGCCGGTGCGGACCCCGACGCCCTCGCCCCCGTCGAGGACGCACTCGACGTCCGCTACGAGGTCGGCGAGACCGACAAGAACGGTATCCGAGCGGCGACCGTCGACGTGCTGTTGACGGGTGACAGTGGCGACGGCGACGACGAGGGAGACGCCGGTAGCGACGAGCACGGTCACGACGACGGCTCTCAGGAGAGCCACAACCACGACCACCACGAGCATTCTCACGACGAGAGTGACCACACGCACGACGGCCACGACGACCACGACCACACCCACGCCGAGGGGCACGGCCCCCACCGAACCTACGCAGAAGTGGTCGAACTGGTCGAAGACATGGCCCTCCCGACCAACGTCGAGCGCGACGCCCGCGCCGTCTTCGAGATTCTGGGCGAAGCCGAGTCGTCGGTCCACGGCACGAACTTGGAAGAAACCCACTTCCACGAGGTCGGCGCGGACGACGCCATCGCCGACATCGTCGGTGCCTGCCTCCTCGTCGACGACCTCGGCGTCGAACGCGTCGTGACGACGCCGCTCGCGACGGGCGGCGGCGAGGTCGACATCGCCCACGGCGTCTACCCCGTCCCGACGCCCGCCGTCGTCGAGATCGCCCAGCGCGCCGACTGGTCGCTGCAGGGCGGTCCCGTCGAGGCGGAACTCCTGACACCCACCGGTGCGGCCATCCTCGCGCATTTCGCGGAGGGTGTCGAGAGTCTGCCTCCGCTGAAACTTGAGGAGTCAGGCTACGGCGCGGGCGGCTACACCTTCCCCGACCATCCGAACGTCCTCCGGACGCTCGTCGGCGACGGCGGCGGCCGACTCAGCCGCGACGAGATCACAGTCTTGGAGACGAATCTCGACGACGCAGCCCCGGAAGTGCTCGGCAGTCTGCAGGAGACCTTGACGGCTGTCGGCGCGCGCGACGTCTCGATTCTCCCGGCGACGATGAAGAAGTCCCGACCCGGCCATCTCGTGAAGGTCATCGTCAAACCCGAGGACGCCGAGCGCGTCGCCCGCAAGCTGGCCGAAGAGACGGGAACGCTGGGCATCCGCGAACACGGCGCGGGCCACCGCTGGGTCGCCTCGCGCGCCTTCGAGACGGCGACGCTCGAAATCGAGGGCGAGCACTACGACGTGGTGGTCAAAGTCGCCAGCGACGCAGCCGGTGATGTCTACGACTACAGCGCGGAGTACGACGACGCGCTGGCCGTCGCGCTCGACACGGACCTGTCGGTGCGTGAAGTGATGCGACGGGCAGAAGAAGCCGTGCGGCCGACCAACTAG
- the pstB gene encoding phosphate ABC transporter ATP-binding protein PstB produces the protein MSQDNMTTNDPTTEAADADQLITTDPGRSGLDESNERGSVTDAQTVIEARNVNVWYNDDQALNDINMKIPENQVTAMIGPSGCGKSTFLRCINRMNDLVDAARIEGDLLFKGKNVYDKDVDPVALRRRIGMVFQHPNPFPKSIYDNVAYGLRLQGKTDNLDQKVEQALKSAALWDEVKDRLDKSGTDLSGGQQQRLCIARAIAPDPEVLLMDEPASALDPVATSQVEDLIDDLSQEYTVVIVTHNMQQAARISDKTAVFLTGGELVEFNDTATIFENPDSQRVEDYITGKFG, from the coding sequence ATGAGCCAAGACAACATGACCACGAACGACCCGACGACTGAGGCCGCGGACGCGGACCAGCTCATCACCACCGACCCGGGTCGGAGTGGACTGGACGAATCGAACGAGCGGGGCAGCGTCACCGACGCACAGACCGTCATCGAGGCACGGAACGTCAACGTCTGGTACAACGACGACCAGGCACTGAACGACATCAACATGAAGATTCCCGAGAACCAGGTGACGGCGATGATCGGTCCCTCGGGCTGTGGGAAGTCGACGTTCCTCCGGTGTATCAACCGGATGAACGACCTCGTCGACGCCGCCCGCATCGAGGGCGACCTGCTGTTCAAGGGCAAGAACGTCTACGACAAGGACGTCGACCCCGTCGCGCTCCGTCGCCGCATCGGGATGGTCTTCCAGCATCCCAACCCGTTCCCGAAGAGCATCTACGACAACGTCGCCTACGGCCTGCGCCTGCAGGGCAAGACCGACAACCTCGACCAGAAGGTCGAACAGGCCCTGAAGAGCGCGGCACTCTGGGACGAGGTCAAAGACCGCCTCGACAAGTCCGGCACGGACCTCTCCGGTGGTCAGCAACAGCGGCTCTGTATCGCCCGCGCCATCGCGCCCGACCCGGAAGTCCTGCTCATGGACGAGCCCGCCTCGGCACTCGACCCCGTGGCGACCTCGCAGGTCGAAGACCTCATCGACGACCTCTCACAGGAGTATACGGTCGTCATCGTCACGCACAACATGCAGCAGGCGGCCCGCATCTCCGACAAGACGGCCGTCTTCCTCACCGGTGGCGAACTCGTCGAGTTCAACGACACCGCGACTATCTTCGAGAACCCCGACAGCCAGCGCGTCGAAGACTACATCACCGGCAAGTTCGGATAG
- a CDS encoding CDC48 family AAA ATPase yields the protein MNEVQLEVAKAYPNDSGRGIARLDPDTLLHLKLSPGDIIEIEGAETTAAKVWRADRQDWNTDTVRIDGFTRQNADVGIGERVTIRKAEAKKADTLVLAPPEEASVQFGSDAAGMVKRQILKRPVVERDIVPVMSSTNHPFMRSPGQAIPLIAVETEPEGVVLVTEDTEVELREEPISGFEKASGGITYEDIGGLQGEIQRVREMVELPMKHPQIFKKLGIEPPQGVLLHGPPGTGKTLLAKAVANETSASFFSIAGPEIISKYYGESEQQLREIFEDAKEESPAIIFIDELDSIAPKREDVTGEVERRVVAQLLTMMDGLEARGQVIVIAATNRVDSVDPALRRPGRFDREIEIGVPDEVGRKEILQVHTRGMPLSDDVSLDYLADETHGFVGADIESLTKEAAMKALRRYLPEIDLDEEDIPPSLIDRMIVKRDDFDGALGEVEPSAMREVLVELPKITWNDVGGLEGAKQKVKESVEWPLTDREKFSRMGIEPPAGVLLYGPPGTGKTLMAKAVANETNANFISVRGPQLLSKWVGESEKAIRQTFRKARQVSPCIIFFDELDSLAPSRGQEMGNNVSERVVNQLLTELDGLEERGNVMVIGATNRPDMIDPALIRSGRFDRLVMIGSPGEEGREQILNIHTAGMPLAPDVSLREIAEITEGYVGSDLESIGREAAIEALREDGDAQEVEMRHFRKAMESVRPTISEDLLNYYEQMEEQFKGGSREQFAERRDGRIGFQ from the coding sequence ATGAACGAAGTGCAACTCGAAGTGGCGAAGGCGTACCCGAACGATTCGGGTCGCGGTATCGCCCGTCTTGACCCGGATACCCTGCTGCATCTCAAACTCTCACCGGGAGATATCATCGAGATCGAGGGTGCCGAGACGACGGCCGCCAAGGTCTGGCGTGCCGACCGGCAAGACTGGAACACGGACACGGTCCGCATCGACGGCTTCACCCGTCAGAACGCGGACGTCGGTATCGGCGAGCGCGTGACCATCCGGAAGGCGGAGGCGAAGAAGGCCGATACACTGGTCCTCGCACCGCCCGAAGAGGCGAGCGTCCAGTTCGGCTCCGACGCCGCCGGCATGGTCAAACGCCAGATTCTGAAGCGGCCGGTCGTCGAGCGCGACATCGTCCCCGTGATGTCGAGCACGAACCATCCCTTCATGCGGTCGCCCGGCCAGGCCATCCCGCTCATCGCGGTCGAGACCGAACCCGAAGGGGTCGTCCTCGTCACCGAAGATACGGAAGTCGAACTCCGCGAGGAGCCCATCTCGGGCTTCGAAAAGGCCAGCGGCGGCATCACGTACGAGGACATCGGTGGACTCCAGGGCGAGATTCAGCGCGTCCGCGAGATGGTCGAGCTACCGATGAAGCATCCGCAGATCTTCAAGAAGCTCGGCATCGAGCCGCCGCAGGGTGTCCTGCTCCACGGTCCGCCGGGCACCGGGAAGACCCTCTTGGCGAAGGCGGTCGCCAACGAGACCTCGGCGAGTTTCTTCTCCATCGCCGGGCCGGAGATCATCTCGAAGTACTACGGTGAGTCCGAACAACAGCTCCGCGAAATCTTCGAGGACGCGAAAGAAGAGTCGCCGGCCATCATCTTCATCGACGAACTGGACTCCATCGCGCCCAAGCGTGAGGACGTCACCGGCGAAGTCGAACGCCGTGTCGTCGCCCAGCTGTTGACGATGATGGACGGGCTCGAAGCCCGGGGGCAGGTCATCGTCATCGCGGCGACGAACCGTGTCGACTCCGTCGACCCCGCACTCCGTCGTCCGGGCCGGTTCGACCGCGAGATCGAGATCGGTGTGCCGGACGAGGTGGGCCGCAAGGAGATCCTGCAGGTCCACACCCGCGGGATGCCGCTGTCGGACGACGTCAGCCTGGACTACCTCGCCGACGAGACCCACGGCTTCGTGGGTGCCGACATCGAGAGCCTGACGAAGGAGGCGGCGATGAAGGCACTCCGGCGGTACCTCCCCGAGATCGACCTCGACGAGGAGGACATCCCGCCGAGTCTCATCGACCGGATGATCGTCAAACGCGACGACTTCGACGGTGCCCTCGGCGAGGTCGAACCGAGCGCGATGCGCGAGGTGCTCGTCGAACTGCCGAAGATCACCTGGAACGACGTCGGTGGGCTCGAAGGGGCCAAACAGAAGGTCAAAGAGAGCGTCGAGTGGCCGTTGACCGACCGCGAGAAGTTCAGCCGGATGGGCATTGAACCCCCGGCGGGCGTGCTGCTCTACGGCCCGCCCGGCACGGGCAAGACCCTGATGGCGAAGGCCGTCGCCAACGAGACGAACGCCAACTTCATCTCGGTGCGTGGCCCGCAGCTGCTCTCGAAGTGGGTCGGCGAATCGGAGAAGGCCATCCGGCAGACCTTCCGCAAGGCGCGGCAGGTGTCGCCGTGTATCATCTTCTTCGACGAACTCGACAGCCTCGCGCCCAGCCGGGGCCAGGAGATGGGCAACAACGTCTCCGAGCGCGTCGTCAACCAGCTCCTCACCGAACTGGACGGTCTCGAAGAGCGCGGCAACGTGATGGTCATCGGCGCGACTAATAGACCAGATATGATCGACCCCGCGCTCATCCGCTCGGGGCGGTTCGACCGGCTCGTCATGATCGGCTCGCCCGGCGAGGAGGGTCGCGAACAGATCCTCAACATTCACACGGCCGGGATGCCGCTCGCGCCCGACGTCAGCCTCCGCGAAATCGCCGAGATCACCGAGGGCTACGTCGGCTCGGACCTCGAATCCATCGGTCGCGAGGCCGCCATCGAGGCACTTCGAGAAGACGGCGACGCCCAAGAGGTCGAGATGCGGCACTTCCGCAAGGCGATGGAGTCCGTGCGGCCGACCATCTCCGAGGACCTGCTCAACTACTACGAACAGATGGAAGAGCAGTTCAAGGGCGGCTCTCGCGAGCAGTTCGCCGAGCGCCGCGACGGCCGGATCGGGTTCCAATAA
- the radB gene encoding DNA repair and recombination protein RadB, which produces MSESLSTGCAPLDDLLEGGFERGTVTQVYGPPAAGKTNLALSAAVEVATAGGTVVYIDSEGLSIDRFRQLVEARTDDATEFEEIASRLIITEVYDFDEQEEAVRDAAEFAEQADLIVLDSATGFYRLERTGGGGDDGESLRRVARQVTHLLSLARKHDLAVVLTNQVYSDPDSDMTRALGGHTLEHWTGAVVRLDRFRGGNRRATLEKHRAKPAGESVTFKITDGGMAATDQR; this is translated from the coding sequence GTGAGCGAGTCCCTCTCTACCGGCTGCGCGCCGCTCGACGACCTCTTGGAAGGCGGCTTCGAACGCGGCACCGTGACACAGGTGTACGGCCCGCCGGCGGCTGGCAAGACGAACCTCGCGCTCTCGGCGGCCGTCGAGGTCGCCACGGCCGGTGGCACCGTCGTATACATCGACAGCGAAGGGCTCTCTATCGACCGGTTCCGCCAGCTCGTCGAGGCCCGCACCGACGACGCAACGGAATTCGAGGAGATCGCCTCCCGGCTCATCATCACCGAGGTCTACGACTTCGACGAACAGGAGGAGGCCGTCCGCGACGCCGCCGAGTTCGCCGAACAGGCGGACCTCATCGTCCTCGACAGCGCGACGGGCTTCTACCGGCTGGAACGGACGGGCGGCGGCGGCGACGACGGCGAGTCGCTCCGTCGAGTCGCCCGCCAGGTGACGCATCTGCTGTCGCTGGCGCGGAAGCACGATTTGGCCGTGGTCCTCACCAACCAGGTCTACTCGGACCCCGACAGCGACATGACGCGGGCACTCGGCGGCCACACGCTGGAGCACTGGACCGGGGCGGTCGTCCGCCTCGACCGCTTCCGCGGCGGCAACCGCCGGGCGACGCTGGAGAAACACCGCGCGAAACCCGCCGGTGAGTCGGTCACGTTCAAGATCACCGACGGTGGGATGGCGGCGACGGACCAGCGCTGA
- the pstA gene encoding phosphate ABC transporter permease PstA, producing the protein MATETQDSGFGEVSQLKGKVFEYLSLGASFVGIFMLAVLLVYVTVDAFGLDQAGPLWWLIYFATLVVPTLGFTAYAVRNRTVGRVAGGALLRIFGGLAATTAISIVFIIFDVQQWLLVYTVGLLPAGLVFFYGRLKEWPQANLLAPVVLVVGSALGVFLKGPLSAFPQNWLIYLWTLAVPMAAYMASNEFDRSGRDGALAVGGGVVGIAVAAAFIGPALAGLNSDLALLLGVLFVAPTVAFVVRTVQSREGLVGLAFPVVLFGGALLGAFLVGQLGAAQPDSWLTWSYVTNPPSQLDAREAGLFPAIVGSVFVITNVAVLTLVLGVATSIYLEEYAASSGTLGKVTNLIQVNISNLAGVPSVVYGLLGLGLFINLLGFGIGIVLVASITLALLILPIVIISSQEAIRSVPTDLRQASYGMGATRWQTIRNVVLPEALPGILTGTILALGRAIGETAPLLMIGAATTTFAAPTGYFDSVTVMPLQIYAWSSQPSDAFRYGVVAAGVVTLLIVLLTMNSIAIYVRNKYENEN; encoded by the coding sequence ATGGCGACAGAAACACAGGATTCCGGCTTCGGCGAAGTCAGCCAACTGAAGGGGAAGGTCTTCGAGTATCTGTCGCTCGGTGCCTCCTTCGTCGGCATCTTCATGCTGGCTGTCCTCTTGGTCTACGTCACCGTCGACGCCTTCGGCCTCGACCAGGCTGGGCCGCTGTGGTGGCTCATCTACTTCGCGACGCTCGTCGTCCCGACGCTCGGCTTCACCGCCTACGCGGTTCGGAACCGTACCGTCGGCCGCGTGGCTGGTGGCGCGCTCTTACGCATCTTCGGTGGACTCGCCGCGACGACGGCTATCTCCATCGTCTTCATCATCTTCGACGTCCAGCAGTGGCTGCTGGTCTACACGGTGGGTCTCCTGCCCGCAGGTCTCGTCTTCTTCTACGGCCGTCTCAAGGAGTGGCCGCAGGCGAACCTGCTCGCGCCCGTCGTCCTCGTGGTCGGCTCGGCGCTCGGCGTCTTCCTCAAGGGACCGCTGTCGGCGTTCCCGCAGAACTGGCTCATCTATCTCTGGACGCTCGCCGTCCCGATGGCCGCCTACATGGCGTCGAACGAATTCGACCGCTCGGGCCGCGACGGCGCGCTCGCCGTCGGCGGGGGCGTCGTCGGCATCGCGGTCGCCGCGGCGTTCATCGGTCCCGCACTCGCCGGTCTCAACAGTGATCTCGCGCTACTCCTCGGCGTGCTGTTCGTCGCGCCGACGGTCGCCTTCGTCGTCCGCACGGTGCAGTCCCGCGAGGGCCTCGTCGGGCTGGCGTTCCCGGTCGTCCTCTTCGGCGGCGCGCTGCTCGGTGCGTTCCTCGTCGGGCAGCTCGGAGCCGCCCAGCCGGACTCGTGGCTCACCTGGTCGTACGTCACCAACCCGCCGTCGCAGCTCGACGCGCGCGAAGCCGGACTGTTCCCGGCCATCGTCGGCTCGGTGTTCGTCATCACGAACGTCGCCGTGTTGACGCTCGTGCTCGGCGTCGCGACCTCCATCTACCTCGAGGAGTACGCCGCGAGTTCGGGCACGCTCGGCAAGGTTACGAACCTGATTCAGGTCAACATTTCCAACCTCGCAGGCGTCCCCTCGGTCGTCTACGGGCTGCTCGGACTCGGGCTGTTCATCAATCTGCTCGGCTTCGGCATCGGCATCGTCCTCGTGGCCTCGATCACGCTGGCGTTGCTCATCCTGCCCATCGTCATCATCTCCTCGCAGGAGGCCATCCGGTCGGTCCCGACGGATCTCCGGCAGGCCTCCTACGGGATGGGGGCGACGCGCTGGCAGACGATTCGGAACGTCGTCCTGCCCGAGGCACTGCCCGGTATCCTGACCGGGACCATCCTCGCGCTGGGGCGAGCCATCGGTGAGACGGCTCCGCTCCTGATGATCGGTGCGGCGACGACGACGTTCGCCGCCCCGACGGGCTACTTCGACAGCGTCACCGTGATGCCGCTGCAGATCTACGCCTGGTCGTCCCAGCCGAGTGATGCCTTCCGATACGGTGTCGTCGCCGCGGGTGTCGTGACGTTGCTCATCGTCCTCCTGACGATGAACTCCATCGCGATCTACGTGCGCAACAAATATGAGAACGAGAACTAA
- a CDS encoding methyl-accepting chemotaxis protein, with protein MELPLLSDRQLSGFVPRAVRRSVLRKFLVVLAVVTVVIGGVGLYTVDRTAAELDEDVQTDLTSVAELQATEIAEWHDERSQLVRMLSQYQVFRQDDTDSVEAFLVAERAKLPIDIRAVHYVERDTGLVLGSTGQSVVSDPPWANGFSVGTDDSVYVSSVYQRGGMPVIAFASAVPGSDRGVVVVSDVAQVADSFEQSTGRFTQVVADDGTITFSAESSDVLLGYSGAESSAFASAVDGDTAFASDVDLGATVEEAHVAAYAPVDGTDWVVAVHTPTAVAYSLETSITRNIGALIAVALAGFLAVGLVVARPTARALDRLSERARALEAGDLDTDLDTERIDEVGTLYAAFDGMRTSLKARIVEADRATAEATEQAELAAAEREQATRRKRNLEARAAEFGRAMGRCAQGDLTVRLDEETDNDALATVATAFNEMVDDLEATVREVRTFADGVTDLSEQTATSTDEIARVGEDVSDSVQAIADGADRQHENVDEVTSEMTGLSATVQEIAASADELATLSARAVDRGTEANELATAAVDEMDDVESSTERTAAEIGRLEAEMGEVGEVAELIDDIAAQTNLLALNASIEAARAGEAGDGFAVVATEIKALAEQTATATGEIETLVEGLQATTTDAAEDMRETRERVAEGIDTVEAALGALDDVVDHLEDADAGARSIDDATDEQASASQQVVVMAEEVADISEATADESSTVAAAAEEQAASLSEVSDGIDTLSRRASDLRELLSRFEVSAVGDGEVGRSRTPVARTTHTDGGHDGDGFVFGRE; from the coding sequence ATGGAATTGCCGCTACTCTCCGACCGCCAGCTCTCGGGGTTCGTCCCGCGGGCGGTCAGACGGAGTGTGCTTCGGAAGTTCCTCGTCGTTCTCGCCGTCGTCACCGTCGTCATCGGCGGTGTCGGTCTCTACACTGTCGACCGGACGGCGGCGGAACTCGACGAGGACGTACAGACGGACCTGACAAGCGTCGCCGAACTCCAGGCCACGGAGATCGCCGAGTGGCACGACGAACGCAGCCAACTCGTGCGGATGCTCTCACAGTACCAGGTGTTCCGCCAGGACGACACCGACAGCGTCGAGGCGTTCCTCGTCGCCGAGCGGGCGAAACTGCCCATCGATATCCGGGCGGTCCACTACGTCGAGCGCGACACGGGACTCGTCCTCGGGTCGACGGGGCAGTCGGTCGTGAGCGACCCGCCGTGGGCCAACGGCTTCAGCGTCGGCACCGACGACTCGGTGTACGTCTCCTCGGTCTACCAGCGCGGCGGGATGCCCGTCATCGCCTTCGCCAGTGCCGTCCCCGGCTCGGACCGCGGGGTCGTCGTCGTCTCCGACGTCGCCCAGGTCGCCGACTCCTTCGAGCAGTCGACGGGCCGGTTCACACAGGTCGTCGCCGACGACGGCACCATCACGTTCTCCGCGGAGTCGAGCGACGTCCTCCTGGGATACAGCGGAGCCGAATCGTCCGCGTTTGCCAGCGCGGTCGACGGCGACACCGCCTTCGCGTCGGACGTCGACCTCGGCGCGACCGTCGAGGAGGCGCACGTCGCCGCCTACGCGCCCGTCGACGGCACCGACTGGGTCGTCGCGGTCCACACACCGACGGCCGTCGCCTACTCGCTGGAGACGTCGATCACCCGCAACATCGGCGCGCTCATCGCCGTCGCGCTCGCGGGCTTTCTCGCCGTCGGACTCGTCGTCGCCCGGCCGACGGCCCGAGCACTCGACCGGCTGAGCGAGCGGGCCAGGGCGCTGGAGGCGGGCGACCTCGACACGGACCTCGACACCGAACGGATCGACGAGGTCGGCACGCTCTACGCCGCCTTCGACGGGATGCGCACGTCGCTGAAGGCCCGCATCGTCGAGGCCGACCGCGCGACCGCGGAGGCGACCGAGCAGGCCGAACTCGCGGCCGCCGAGCGCGAGCAGGCGACCCGACGGAAGCGGAACCTCGAAGCGCGGGCCGCCGAGTTCGGCCGGGCGATGGGCCGGTGTGCGCAGGGCGACCTCACCGTCCGACTCGACGAAGAGACCGACAACGACGCGCTCGCGACCGTCGCGACCGCGTTCAACGAGATGGTCGACGACCTCGAAGCGACGGTTCGGGAGGTTCGGACCTTCGCCGACGGCGTCACCGACCTGAGCGAGCAGACCGCGACGAGCACCGACGAGATCGCCCGCGTCGGCGAGGACGTCAGTGACTCGGTGCAGGCCATCGCCGACGGTGCCGACCGCCAGCACGAGAACGTCGACGAGGTGACGAGCGAGATGACCGGCCTGTCGGCGACGGTCCAGGAGATCGCCGCCTCGGCCGACGAACTCGCGACGCTCTCGGCGCGGGCGGTCGACCGAGGGACCGAGGCGAACGAGTTGGCGACCGCCGCGGTCGACGAGATGGACGACGTCGAGTCGAGCACCGAACGGACGGCCGCGGAGATCGGTCGGCTCGAAGCCGAGATGGGAGAGGTCGGCGAGGTCGCGGAACTCATCGACGACATCGCCGCTCAGACGAACCTCCTCGCGCTCAACGCTTCCATCGAGGCGGCGCGGGCGGGCGAAGCGGGTGACGGCTTCGCCGTCGTCGCCACCGAGATCAAGGCACTCGCCGAGCAGACCGCGACGGCGACGGGCGAGATCGAGACGCTCGTCGAGGGGTTGCAGGCGACGACGACGGACGCGGCCGAGGATATGCGCGAGACGCGCGAGCGGGTCGCCGAGGGCATCGACACGGTCGAGGCGGCACTCGGGGCACTGGACGACGTCGTCGACCATCTGGAGGACGCCGACGCCGGTGCGCGCTCCATCGACGACGCGACCGACGAACAGGCGAGTGCCAGCCAGCAGGTCGTCGTCATGGCCGAGGAAGTCGCCGACATCAGCGAGGCGACGGCCGACGAGTCCTCGACCGTCGCGGCCGCCGCCGAGGAGCAGGCGGCCTCTCTCAGTGAGGTGTCCGATGGCATCGACACGCTGTCGCGCCGCGCCAGCGACCTCCGTGAGCTGCTCTCGCGGTTCGAGGTGTCGGCGGTCGGCGACGGTGAGGTCGGCCGGAGCCGGACCCCTGTCGCCCGAACGACACACACCGACGGCGGCCACGACGGCGACGGCTTCGTCTTCGGTAGGGAGTGA